The following coding sequences lie in one Canis lupus familiaris isolate Mischka breed German Shepherd chromosome 34, alternate assembly UU_Cfam_GSD_1.0, whole genome shotgun sequence genomic window:
- the CAMK2N2 gene encoding calcium/calmodulin-dependent protein kinase II inhibitor 2 yields MSEILPYSEDKMGRFAADPEGSDLSFSCRLQDTNSFFAGNQAKRPPKLGQIGRAKRVVIEDDRIDDVLKGMGEKPPSGV; encoded by the exons ATGTCCGAGATCCTGCCCTACAGTGAGGACAAGATGGGCCGCTTCGCCGCCGATCCCGAGGGCTCCGATCTCTCCTTCAGCTGCCGCCTGCAGGACACCAACTCCTTCTTCGCGGGCAACCAAGCCAAGCGACCCCCTAAGCTGGGCCAGATCGGCCGAGCCAAGAGAG TGGTGATCGAGGATGACCGGATAGACGACGTGCTGAAGGGGATGGGGGAGAAGCCGCCGTCCGGAGTGTAG